The nucleotide window ATGGATTTTTCGGTCAAGGTATAGATAGTTGAAAGCTGTGATTCCCAGCATGATGACAATCAAAATGACAGTCAGGACGGCAGCTTTTCCAAGATCCCAGTTCGTAAAAGCCGCTTCATAAATATGATAGAGTAATAGATTGCTGGCATTATCCGGTCCGCCCTTAGTCATAATGTATAAATGGTCAACGTTCTTGAATGAATTTGTTATTGCCACAATCATGACGAACAGCGTCGTTGGCATCAACAGCGGGAACGTAATATGCCGGAACATTTGGAGTGGTTTTGCTCCTTCAATCTCAGCAGCTTCATAGACATCTCTCGGCAAATTTTGCAAACCAGCTAAATAAAATATCATATAGAAACCGGCATCCTTCCATATGATCATAAAAATCATCGCAATCATTACTGTATTGGGATTCCCCAACCAGTTTGTATCGCCAGCACCAA belongs to Mesobacillus sp. AQ2 and includes:
- a CDS encoding sugar ABC transporter permease → MDSKRKILSSSMRHNLFAYGLLFPSFIFLTLFTFYPTLKSFQLSFYSGPMTRLQFSGLDQYKEVFSDEIFRKVILNNVIFMIGTVPTSLFLAMYLAIWLNKKMAGSSLLRTAFFYPTIVPLIAVANIWLFIYTPQYGLLGNFLHLFGAGDTNWLGNPNTVMIAMIFMIIWKDAGFYMIFYLAGLQNLPRDVYEAAEIEGAKPLQMFRHITFPLLMPTTLFVMIVAITNSFKNVDHLYIMTKGGPDNASNLLLYHIYEAAFTNWDLGKAAVLTVILIVIMLGITAFNYLYLDRKIHY